Proteins co-encoded in one Thermomicrobiales bacterium genomic window:
- the rseP gene encoding RIP metalloprotease RseP — MTFLNALWIVPILGILIFIHELGHFVMARRAGVRVEEFGFGLPPRIWGVKRGDTIYSINLLPVGGFVRVLGEDGKSNAHDSMQSKTAGQRARFLAAGSAMNLVAAVVLIAVLIGVQGRSSDNVYVVNVNPGSPAADAGWQSGDRFLQINGATITSSDEVSRLTTRNAGRATTVTLDRAGEVITTTITPRENPPAGQGRTGITLSSAPNATIHVNTVPSDSLAAQAGFHAGDIIQSVDGQPVPDYLAYALALRNRAGGDAQIQVQRDGAPVTLTAAIPTDLPVDREPLGADLTQQLHFERVSPINIPLETVRTFGSTMRQMGSGLMSLVRGSTSLGDVAGPIGMGQLTSEIISRSAMPLWVTLTNLTIILSLNLALLNLLPLPALDGGRLLFVLIEVLRGGKRVPPEKEGVVHFVGLMLLLTAMFLIAFVDINRIISGSSFLE, encoded by the coding sequence GTGACCTTTCTGAACGCCCTTTGGATCGTTCCGATTCTCGGTATTCTGATCTTCATCCACGAGCTCGGGCATTTTGTGATGGCGCGACGCGCGGGTGTGCGCGTCGAGGAATTCGGGTTTGGCCTGCCTCCCCGAATCTGGGGCGTCAAGCGGGGCGACACGATTTACTCCATCAACCTGCTGCCGGTCGGTGGATTCGTCCGCGTGCTGGGCGAAGACGGCAAGTCGAACGCGCACGACAGCATGCAATCAAAGACCGCTGGGCAGCGCGCCCGCTTTCTGGCGGCAGGCTCTGCAATGAATCTGGTCGCAGCTGTCGTTCTGATCGCGGTGCTCATCGGCGTCCAGGGACGAAGCAGCGACAACGTCTATGTTGTGAACGTCAACCCGGGCTCGCCAGCGGCTGACGCCGGCTGGCAGAGCGGTGACCGGTTCCTGCAGATCAATGGCGCAACCATCACCAGTAGCGACGAAGTGTCGCGGTTGACGACGAGAAACGCCGGCCGTGCGACAACAGTCACGCTCGACCGAGCGGGTGAGGTCATCACCACGACCATCACGCCTCGGGAGAACCCGCCGGCCGGCCAGGGCCGTACCGGCATCACGCTCAGCTCCGCGCCCAATGCGACGATCCATGTCAATACGGTTCCGAGCGATAGTCTCGCCGCGCAGGCAGGCTTTCACGCGGGCGATATTATCCAGAGCGTCGATGGCCAGCCCGTGCCCGATTATCTCGCCTACGCGCTTGCTCTTCGCAACCGTGCCGGCGGGGATGCCCAGATCCAGGTACAGCGCGATGGCGCACCGGTCACGCTGACCGCCGCTATTCCCACGGACCTGCCGGTGGATCGCGAGCCCCTTGGCGCAGACCTCACCCAGCAGTTGCACTTCGAGCGCGTCTCTCCAATCAACATCCCGCTCGAAACCGTCCGCACGTTTGGCTCGACAATGCGGCAGATGGGTTCCGGTCTCATGAGCCTCGTCCGTGGCTCCACATCGCTCGGCGATGTGGCCGGGCCAATCGGCATGGGTCAGCTCACGTCTGAGATCATCAGTCGGAGCGCGATGCCGCTCTGGGTTACGCTGACCAACTTGACGATCATCCTGTCACTCAATCTTGCCTTGCTGAATCTCCTCCCGTTGCCGGCGCTAGACGGTGGGCGGCTCCTCTTCGTCCTGATTGAGGTGCTGCGCGGCGGAAAGCGTGTCCCGCCAGAGAAGGAGGGTGTCGTGCACTTCGTCGGGCTGATGCTCCTTCTGACGGCGATGTTTCTGATCGCGTTCGTCGATATCAACCGCATCATCAGTGGCAGCTCGTTTCTTGAGTAG
- the ispG gene encoding flavodoxin-dependent (E)-4-hydroxy-3-methylbut-2-enyl-diphosphate synthase, with amino-acid sequence MTVLAPRRLTRPVQVGNVRIGGGAPVVVQSMATADTRDPQATLRQINELAEAGCEIVRLAVPDRKAAAALPDIVPYSPVPLIADIHFEHTLALKALDAGIHGLRLNPGNIRKHDDVVEVVEKAKERRVPIRIGVNFGSVPPMTEEFVDEMAAQNATQAELRAEHMVRTALGHIRILEELDYHEIKISLKAFEVPVMLEAYRRMAPRVPYPFHLGVTEAGTPRAGSVRSAVGIGTLLAMGIGDTIRVSLTTDPTEEVFVAYEILKSLELRQHGATMIACPTCGRVEVDLFKLANEVDEYIAQIKEPIRVAVMGCVVNGPGEARDADVGVAAGRGKGVIFRKGKIVKTVKEDEIVDALKGEIQAILAEREAAVTS; translated from the coding sequence GTGACAGTCCTCGCTCCCCGTCGTCTCACTCGCCCGGTTCAGGTCGGCAACGTCCGGATTGGCGGTGGCGCGCCTGTCGTTGTCCAATCGATGGCGACTGCTGATACCCGTGACCCGCAAGCGACACTACGCCAGATCAACGAGCTTGCGGAGGCGGGATGTGAGATCGTTCGCCTCGCGGTCCCGGACCGTAAGGCCGCGGCGGCCCTGCCTGACATCGTGCCGTATTCTCCGGTGCCGCTGATCGCCGACATTCACTTCGAGCACACCCTTGCGCTCAAGGCGCTGGACGCCGGAATCCACGGCCTCCGCCTGAATCCCGGCAATATCCGCAAGCACGATGATGTTGTCGAGGTTGTCGAGAAGGCCAAGGAACGCCGGGTTCCCATTCGGATTGGCGTGAACTTCGGGTCGGTGCCGCCGATGACCGAGGAGTTCGTCGACGAGATGGCGGCGCAAAACGCCACTCAGGCCGAACTCCGCGCCGAGCACATGGTCCGCACGGCGTTGGGTCACATCCGCATCCTCGAGGAGCTCGACTACCACGAAATCAAGATATCGCTGAAAGCATTCGAAGTGCCGGTCATGCTCGAAGCCTACCGGCGAATGGCCCCTCGTGTCCCATATCCATTCCATCTCGGCGTCACCGAAGCTGGCACGCCGCGCGCCGGTAGCGTTCGATCCGCGGTAGGCATCGGTACATTGCTCGCGATGGGGATTGGCGACACGATCCGTGTCTCGCTGACGACCGACCCGACCGAGGAAGTCTTCGTCGCGTACGAGATCCTCAAAAGCCTTGAGCTGCGTCAGCACGGCGCGACGATGATCGCCTGCCCGACCTGCGGGCGGGTCGAGGTCGATCTCTTCAAGCTTGCCAATGAGGTAGACGAGTACATCGCGCAGATCAAGGAGCCGATCCGCGTAGCCGTCATGGGCTGCGTCGTCAACGGACCCGGTGAGGCGCGTGACGCCGACGTCGGAGTTGCCGCCGGCCGCGGCAAGGGAGTCATCTTCCGCAAGGGCAAGATCGTCAAGACGGTCAAGGAAGACGAGATCGTCGATGCGTTGAAGGGCGAGATTCAGGCGATTCTTGCCGAACGCGAGGCGGCAGTGACTTCCTGA